In one Pseudomonas sp. MM211 genomic region, the following are encoded:
- a CDS encoding EAL domain-containing protein: MKSHPDAASRLAAEVVTQLPVPSRLGMLRFERMNEANWLLLFIDASCEKQLGIAASDLCTLVETPYASLMEPEARYRLHDAIQQQLSESTHYLVHYTLHTPHGSLRLMELGEPFKQRGRHLLRGYLMVTDDTFADNHSLPTPAPPEHTEVLDSLEQFQQSQAELQQHQLRALAQQQLIVRLASQRYQSSDPTREAAELITRSACEIYGVARAGIWHINGDTLDPVALYLLDQEHYEVPLPIDGRRYPKYLRALKESRSLNAHDAESDPRTSELRDDYLRPEAITAILDASIRVGGELVAVLCLEHTGGPRIWLAEEVTFAGELADQYANVLSNQERRNATSALYLFQRAVEQSASAFILLNRDGMVEYVNPSFTAITQYSADEVQGRQLSELPALENLSELLFDSTSGLAEQNSWQGEFKSRRKNLEPYWSQFSISKVHADDGTLTHYIGIYEDITETKQSQQRIERLAYSDNLTGLGNRYAFIRALEKRFTTTSSSPISLLLVDIDNFKRINDTLGHQTGDKLLVSLAKRLRNSFGGEGTLARFASNEFAILLDNCHSERGQLIAQQVLATLDKPLFVDNQLINVTGSVGLACSPEHGEDPQTLMKHAGLALHKAKANGKNQLQVFTDVLNAEANYKLFVENNLRRALTQNELEVYYQPKLCLKTGQLLGMEALLRWQHPEKGMIRPDQFISVAEETGLIVPIGKWVVRQACRMSKQLTAVGLGNLQVAINLSPKQFSDPDLVGSIAAILEEEQLPPEMLELELTEGLLLEATESTRSQLSRLKQLGLTLAMDDFGTGYSSLSYLKKFPIDVIKIDRSFIKDIPENQDDMEITSAVIAMAHNLKLKVVAEGIETAAQLGFLRRQHCDIGQGYLFDRPIPGRDLVESLKRYPRRPTR, encoded by the coding sequence ATGAAAAGCCATCCCGATGCCGCGAGCCGTTTAGCGGCCGAGGTCGTGACGCAACTGCCCGTGCCTTCTCGGCTCGGCATGCTGCGTTTCGAGCGGATGAACGAAGCGAACTGGCTGCTGCTGTTCATCGATGCATCTTGCGAAAAGCAGCTCGGTATCGCCGCCAGTGACCTCTGCACCCTGGTGGAAACTCCCTACGCCAGCCTGATGGAACCGGAAGCACGCTACCGGCTGCACGATGCCATTCAGCAGCAATTGTCTGAAAGCACACACTACCTGGTGCACTACACACTGCACACGCCGCACGGATCGTTGAGGCTGATGGAGCTCGGCGAACCATTCAAGCAACGGGGACGACACCTGTTGCGCGGCTATTTGATGGTCACCGACGACACTTTCGCAGACAACCACAGCCTCCCCACACCAGCACCACCAGAGCATACCGAGGTGCTGGACTCGCTAGAGCAATTTCAGCAAAGCCAGGCTGAACTGCAGCAGCATCAATTGCGCGCTCTCGCGCAGCAGCAACTCATCGTGCGCCTGGCCAGTCAGCGCTATCAGAGCAGCGATCCAACGCGTGAAGCCGCCGAACTGATCACCCGCAGCGCCTGCGAGATATACGGCGTTGCCAGAGCGGGTATCTGGCATATCAATGGCGACACGCTCGATCCCGTGGCGTTATACCTGCTCGATCAGGAGCATTACGAAGTCCCCTTGCCGATCGACGGTCGTCGCTACCCGAAATACCTTCGTGCATTGAAAGAAAGTCGCTCGCTGAACGCCCATGACGCCGAGAGCGATCCGCGTACCAGTGAGCTGCGTGACGACTATCTACGCCCCGAAGCGATCACCGCGATACTTGATGCCAGCATCCGGGTCGGCGGTGAGCTGGTTGCCGTGCTGTGCCTGGAACACACCGGTGGGCCGCGGATCTGGCTGGCGGAAGAAGTCACCTTCGCCGGAGAGTTGGCCGATCAATACGCCAACGTGCTGAGCAATCAGGAACGTCGTAACGCCACCAGCGCTCTGTATCTGTTCCAGCGCGCCGTCGAGCAGAGCGCCAGCGCCTTCATCCTGCTCAATCGCGATGGCATGGTGGAGTATGTAAACCCGAGTTTCACGGCGATTACCCAGTACAGCGCCGACGAAGTGCAGGGCCGTCAGCTGTCGGAGCTACCCGCCCTGGAGAACCTAAGCGAACTGCTATTCGACAGCACCTCCGGGCTGGCCGAACAGAACAGCTGGCAGGGCGAATTCAAGAGTCGGCGTAAGAACCTGGAACCGTACTGGAGCCAGTTCTCGATATCCAAGGTACATGCCGACGACGGCACGCTGACTCACTACATTGGCATTTACGAAGACATTACCGAAACCAAGCAGTCTCAGCAGCGCATCGAACGCTTGGCTTACAGCGACAACCTGACCGGCCTGGGCAATCGCTATGCGTTTATTCGAGCCTTGGAAAAACGCTTCACCACCACCAGCAGCTCACCGATTAGCCTGCTACTGGTCGATATCGACAACTTCAAGCGAATCAATGACACCCTTGGCCACCAGACTGGTGACAAGTTGTTGGTGAGCCTGGCCAAACGCTTGCGCAACAGCTTCGGCGGCGAAGGTACTTTGGCGCGCTTCGCCAGCAACGAATTCGCCATCCTGCTCGACAACTGCCACAGTGAGCGCGGCCAGCTCATCGCCCAACAGGTACTGGCGACGCTGGACAAGCCGTTGTTCGTCGATAACCAGTTGATCAACGTCACCGGCTCCGTTGGCCTGGCCTGCTCGCCCGAACACGGTGAAGATCCGCAGACACTGATGAAGCATGCCGGCCTCGCGCTGCACAAGGCCAAAGCCAACGGCAAGAATCAGTTGCAGGTATTCACCGATGTCCTGAATGCCGAGGCCAACTACAAATTATTCGTGGAAAACAACCTGCGCCGCGCCCTGACGCAGAATGAGCTCGAGGTCTACTACCAGCCCAAGCTGTGCCTGAAGACCGGGCAACTGCTCGGGATGGAAGCGCTGCTGCGCTGGCAGCACCCGGAAAAGGGCATGATCCGCCCGGATCAGTTCATCAGTGTCGCCGAGGAAACCGGGCTGATCGTGCCCATCGGCAAATGGGTGGTGCGTCAGGCCTGCCGCATGAGCAAGCAGCTCACCGCCGTCGGCTTGGGTAATCTGCAGGTGGCGATCAACCTGTCGCCCAAGCAGTTCAGCGATCCGGATCTGGTCGGCTCGATTGCCGCCATCCTGGAGGAAGAGCAGTTGCCACCGGAGATGCTCGAGCTGGAGCTCACCGAAGGCCTCCTGCTGGAAGCTACCGAAAGTACCCGCAGCCAGCTCAGCCGCCTCAAGCAATTGGGCCTGACGTTGGCCATGGATGACTTCGGCACGGGTTACTCGTCACTCAGCTACCTGAAAAAATTCCCGATCGACGTGATCAAAATCGATCGCAGCTTCATCAAGGACATCCCGGAGAATCAGGACGACATGGAAATCACCTCGGCGGTGATCGCCATGGCGCACAACCTCAAGCTCAAGGTGGTCGCCGAAGGTATCGAAACCGCAGCCCAGCTGGGTTTCCTGCGCCGTCAGCATTGCGATATCGGCCAGGGCTACCTGTTCGACCGCCCTATACCCGGCCGAGATCTGGTAGAAAGCCTGAAGCGCTACCCGCGGCGCCCCACACGCTGA
- the msrA gene encoding peptide-methionine (S)-S-oxide reductase MsrA, which yields MVLRSQILAHKLELPSAEQALPGRETPISVPEAHYVNGNPLQGPFPAGLQTAVFGLGCFWGAERRFWQQPGVWSTAVGYAGGHTPNPTYEETCSGLTGHAEVVLVVFDPQQTSYEALLKVFWEVHNPTQGMRQGNDIGSQYRSAIYCTDEQQLEAARHSQAQFQSELEKSGLGEITTEIAEAPTFYYAEAYHQQYLAKNPEGYCGLKGTGVCLPA from the coding sequence ATGGTCTTACGCTCGCAAATTCTCGCCCACAAACTCGAGCTGCCCAGCGCCGAACAGGCCTTGCCTGGCCGCGAGACACCGATTTCAGTGCCCGAAGCCCATTACGTCAATGGCAACCCGCTGCAGGGCCCATTCCCTGCTGGCCTGCAAACCGCGGTGTTCGGCCTGGGATGCTTCTGGGGTGCCGAGCGCCGCTTCTGGCAGCAGCCTGGCGTGTGGAGCACGGCTGTGGGCTATGCCGGCGGTCATACGCCCAATCCGACGTATGAAGAGACCTGCTCGGGCCTGACGGGCCATGCCGAAGTGGTGCTGGTGGTGTTCGACCCGCAGCAGACCAGCTATGAAGCGCTGCTCAAAGTATTCTGGGAAGTCCACAACCCAACCCAGGGCATGCGACAGGGCAACGACATCGGCAGCCAGTACCGCTCGGCCATCTACTGCACCGACGAGCAACAGCTTGAGGCTGCCCGCCATAGCCAGGCACAGTTCCAGAGCGAGTTGGAGAAATCCGGACTTGGCGAGATCACCACGGAGATCGCTGAAGCACCGACCTTCTACTACGCCGAGGCTTACCACCAGCAGTACCTGGCGAAGAACCCGGAAGGCTATTGCGGCCTGAAAGGAACCGGTGTGTGCCTACCCGCCTGA